In Streptomyces thermolilacinus SPC6, a single genomic region encodes these proteins:
- a CDS encoding type I polyketide synthase: MKANCYLIGGTRVLTRSAARLLDAGVTIEGILSDDPAVVTWAGTHDVPVLDPAGDLMALLSDRPFDYLFSMVNFRILPGPVLDLPKIAAINFHDGPLPRYSGSHVPAWALYEGAARHAATWHLMTEAVDAGGVLLERWFPVRDHATALSLTYEAAEVGIELFADLVPHVARRTLPEVLDTSGRERRFYRRSARMAAGGVIHAGTSAAEAVRLVRALDYGSFPNPLGVPALVTERGAAYTRQARLIPRDEPRAGTTVLSVTTTAITLAAPDADLVLSDWRAVDGSTLSGQAAAQRLGIAPGSPLPAVSDERLADIAEAHKRLRPNEPWWRARLEDVRPAPLAADDFSAATAHYGHYELAYVPASRDESVAVFRAFLAAVAERVGEETFDFAWSPSDAHVLAERTHGLTAARFPVRYDGGTTRALRERLDEAAARHGYVGDLEIRLGLAGRPLGADEPSFTRVMVLERAPGEEASADPHTEIALLCLTDGPPTVFVRETAMGEDEALEFVERVEDLAMAALLQGDEPPTGSSTVGEPSASAGSSASGESSGARPEPRPAGEPDDETSGARTVLDLFAAAAAERPRAVAVRAGTRTLDYAALDGWADAVAARLHDEGVEQGSVVGVLLERDTALLPAMLGILRAGASFLPLDPGYPVDRLRRYVDVSRCELILTDARTHDLGASLGPARRVPEADGAAQAVPPRVTAADLAYTLFTSGSTGDPKGVEVGHGALADFLGGIGGRLGVTADDTVLAHTTVAFDISLLELLLPLTVGATVVLASRETAADPYRLAELASEVSVAQATPSLWRLLLGTGWTPHAGLTVLSGGEALSPATAERLHEPARALWNLYGPTEATIWAAAHRVTSVGTFLPLGEPLPHMRLHVLDEELNPCAAGSTGELYLSGTGLARGYAGRPDLTREVFVDHPATGVRLYRTGDEVRLHADGAVEWLGRTDAQVKVRGHRIEPAEIERVLERIDGVTAAVVVAARFEGRGEPRLTAYLVGDAIPGKSRLDALVGAALPVYMVPDAYVGLDVLPLTDNGKVARARLPLPTRDTILRSGAEPEPATAPVAEPATAPAPEPATVGAAEEPTREPVAEDTPVTGAIAETGMTEEALAQRIARVFAATLDHPGFDVHANYFDLGGDSVNVTVAAARLGRELGASVTAPAIFASGTPVKLARLLGAEGVVPLLDPGTGTAAAAAPVPVPAVAATAAEPDRAAPAAPVPAAVASAATTASAATTVASAVASSEHARPSDDGALAVIGMACRFPGASTPDELWQNLVGGVSSVGDAPEGKRGWAHLWSKAGADDVRMGWVDGVEYFDAARFGLTDREARRMDPLQRILLSVTAEAMESCGRDHTSLGASTGVFVGAIASDFPEIVARSIGHFDPHVATGTAPSMVANRLSHVFDWSGPSFAVDTACSSSLVALHEAAMHLRAGEIDAAVVAAANLVLTPAKTRSFTRNGMLSPRGVCRAFDDAADGYVRGEGAGAVILKRLSDAERDGDPVLAVIRGTAVNHTGGSAGFLTAPSRPAQEAVLRRALARSGRTAADIGYIEAHGTGTQLGDLIELEALHAVLGEPADRKPVAVGSVKTNIGHLEPAAGIAGLIKTVLALQAAHIPPSLNYETPNQSFDFDGSPLFVADRLLPWSPGPRVAGVSSFGFGGANAHVVVEAGPGTEQGGTDSGPQLLVLSAGSDDALRTLAHRLVLMLRSAYCPSLEALAEASRLRPAGVHRLACVADSTEQLQDKLQLFLAGAEDVRSLHVGIASQAARPYDLGGTPANRDELVGAARAFVAGADLAAVPRRRAGVRFPTAPHAEKYLWLEPAQQQAPMPAPAARTRSTWTEHPEAAEHLVLGRPTLPGAGYPAKVAEFLGRDRFGLRDLTFRAAVEAPATLTAARDGDALAFRDGTGALVCTAALTEPERPALAVPPGAHGFTEAGLDAMYAAFARAGLDYGTGFRTVASLSVAPGEALGTLRGDGAATGLVDARLLDGAFQIALAACGAQGLYVPFTVERLTVLGRLPATARVYARRDRESGPDSGLLTASLVVLDGDEPVLEARGITWKRLSSAPSGQGAAGDADHGHRPAPAPASTPVLPPARTSTPAPVSAPVSASNGHLPGHRPGRTLEAALAGWVAAALELDAGELETDRPLQEQGLDSMLAVSLAQDIRARLGVDIPVTLVLEVGTVDRLAAELRDEYGVTAPPADATGLPAGPGADRPGGPGEEPPSAPVAATAPTAAPTPAPAPDGAATRAPAPVVASAPVVASAATAADADTHDIAVIGFDGVFPNAGSIDELWRVLVEGEDCLTEVPASRWDIDAYYGTDGVPGTVYLRRAGFVEGLTDFDPGFFRLSPAEAEWIDPQQRHLVQSAWRALEDAGLAGRPQPATGVFVGASYQHYRDTVVGDVVQTPAGLGNHNAILANRVSFFLDLHGPSMTIDTLCSSSLVALHTAVRSIRAGECEQAVVAGVHLGMSPQYFQLGSRLRSFSPSNALRPFDAGADGFVPGEGVVTVVLKPLWAALRDGDRVRGVIRGSAVNHGGRTSGLTVPSSAAQQSVISAALADAGVPVESIGLVEAHGTGTSLGDPIEVEGLTRAWRAVTDRSQFCAIGSLKGNVGHLEPAAGLAGLVKVLLAMERGVVPPSLHVVRPNDHIRFEDTPFYLADRVMDWPRPESGPRRGAVSAFGMGGVNAHVIVEEPPAPVAREAVAQESYLVRVDAADESAVRTLAGAYADRLAEVDAEQLGDFAFTANVGRAGNRFGTVVSGGDAAELAVALRDVASGVSAVSRRGGRGSAPVVFMFTGQGSQYAGMGRGLYRAEPVFRDALDECADLLAGQLEVPLAELLFGASSDLLGSTRFAQVGIVAVQVALVRWLESVGVAADAVVGHSLGELTAAWAAGVVGLDDLLRLAVVRGRLMGSQPGEGAMAVVYAGADEVAGVLPAFPGVEVAAFNSPGAVTVSGPEVAVARFCEESGLRSRRLAVSHAFHSALMDGAMGPFGDAVRGVALSAPRLGFASSVTGGWHSAESAVDPGHWARGIREPVRFSEAVALLGSVGAGVVWEIGPQPQLTSLARASWQGEQPVWLTTLRQGRADQAEVHAALAAYANSASGALDWRGVHAGKGHRTTTLPTYPFRRQDLVAPPARRERAADSVGHPLFDRHYEHRSEGQ, encoded by the coding sequence ATGAAGGCCAACTGCTATCTCATCGGCGGCACCCGCGTCCTCACCCGGAGCGCCGCCCGGCTCCTCGACGCCGGTGTGACGATCGAGGGCATCCTCAGCGACGACCCCGCCGTCGTGACCTGGGCCGGCACCCACGACGTCCCCGTCCTCGACCCCGCCGGCGACCTCATGGCGCTCCTGTCGGACCGGCCGTTCGACTACCTGTTCAGCATGGTCAACTTCCGGATCCTGCCCGGACCCGTCCTCGACCTGCCGAAGATCGCCGCCATCAACTTCCACGACGGCCCGCTGCCCCGCTACTCCGGCAGCCACGTCCCGGCCTGGGCCCTGTACGAGGGCGCCGCACGGCACGCGGCGACCTGGCACCTGATGACCGAGGCCGTCGACGCCGGGGGCGTGCTCCTGGAGCGCTGGTTCCCGGTCCGCGACCACGCCACCGCCCTCTCCCTCACATACGAGGCGGCAGAGGTGGGCATCGAGCTGTTCGCCGACCTCGTCCCGCACGTCGCCCGGCGCACCCTCCCCGAAGTCCTCGACACGAGCGGCCGCGAGCGCCGCTTCTACCGCCGCTCCGCGCGCATGGCTGCCGGGGGCGTCATCCACGCCGGCACCTCCGCCGCCGAGGCCGTACGGCTCGTCAGGGCCCTCGACTACGGCTCCTTCCCCAACCCGCTCGGCGTGCCCGCCCTCGTCACCGAACGGGGCGCCGCCTACACCCGGCAGGCCAGGCTGATCCCGCGCGACGAACCCCGCGCCGGGACCACCGTGCTGTCCGTCACCACCACCGCCATCACCCTGGCCGCCCCCGACGCCGACCTCGTCCTCAGCGACTGGAGGGCCGTCGACGGCAGCACGCTCAGCGGCCAGGCCGCCGCCCAGCGGCTCGGCATCGCCCCCGGCTCCCCGCTCCCGGCCGTCTCGGACGAGCGGCTGGCCGACATCGCCGAGGCCCACAAGCGCCTGCGCCCCAACGAGCCGTGGTGGCGCGCCCGCCTGGAGGACGTGCGGCCCGCCCCGCTTGCCGCCGACGACTTCTCCGCGGCCACCGCCCACTACGGCCACTACGAGCTGGCGTACGTCCCCGCCTCGCGCGACGAGAGCGTCGCCGTCTTCCGCGCGTTCCTCGCGGCCGTCGCCGAGCGCGTCGGCGAGGAGACCTTCGACTTCGCCTGGTCCCCGTCGGACGCCCACGTCCTGGCGGAGCGGACGCACGGGCTGACGGCCGCCCGCTTCCCCGTGCGCTACGACGGCGGCACCACCCGCGCCCTCCGGGAGAGGCTCGACGAGGCCGCCGCCCGCCACGGCTACGTCGGCGACCTCGAAATCCGTCTCGGCCTTGCCGGACGGCCGCTCGGCGCGGACGAGCCGAGCTTCACCCGCGTCATGGTGCTGGAGCGCGCTCCCGGCGAGGAGGCGTCCGCCGACCCCCACACCGAGATCGCCCTGCTGTGCCTGACGGACGGCCCGCCCACGGTCTTCGTGCGGGAGACCGCCATGGGCGAGGACGAGGCGCTGGAGTTCGTCGAGCGCGTCGAGGACCTGGCCATGGCGGCGCTGCTCCAGGGCGACGAGCCGCCGACCGGGTCCTCCACCGTCGGCGAGCCCTCCGCGTCCGCCGGGTCCTCCGCCTCCGGCGAGTCCTCCGGCGCGCGGCCCGAGCCGCGGCCGGCCGGGGAGCCCGACGACGAGACCTCCGGCGCCCGGACCGTACTGGACCTGTTCGCCGCCGCCGCGGCGGAGCGGCCCAGGGCCGTCGCCGTCCGCGCCGGGACCCGCACGCTCGACTACGCCGCTCTCGACGGCTGGGCGGACGCCGTCGCGGCCCGCCTGCACGACGAGGGCGTCGAGCAGGGCTCGGTCGTCGGCGTCCTGCTGGAGCGCGACACCGCGCTGCTCCCCGCCATGCTCGGCATCCTGCGGGCCGGCGCGTCCTTCCTGCCACTGGACCCGGGTTACCCCGTGGACCGGCTGCGGCGGTACGTGGACGTCTCGCGCTGCGAACTCATCCTCACCGACGCCCGCACCCACGACCTGGGCGCGTCCCTGGGCCCCGCGCGGCGGGTGCCCGAGGCGGACGGAGCCGCCCAGGCCGTACCCCCGCGCGTCACCGCGGCCGACCTGGCGTACACGCTCTTCACCAGCGGCTCGACCGGCGACCCGAAGGGCGTCGAGGTCGGCCACGGGGCACTCGCCGACTTCCTCGGCGGCATCGGCGGACGCCTGGGCGTCACGGCGGACGACACCGTCCTCGCCCACACCACGGTCGCCTTCGACATCTCCCTCCTGGAGCTGCTCCTGCCGCTCACCGTCGGCGCGACGGTGGTCCTCGCCTCCCGCGAGACGGCGGCCGACCCGTACCGGCTGGCGGAGCTCGCCAGCGAGGTCTCCGTGGCCCAGGCCACGCCGAGCCTCTGGCGCCTGCTGCTGGGGACCGGCTGGACCCCGCACGCGGGACTGACCGTCCTCTCCGGTGGCGAGGCCCTGTCGCCCGCCACCGCCGAGCGGCTCCACGAGCCCGCCCGCGCCCTGTGGAACCTGTACGGCCCCACCGAGGCGACGATCTGGGCGGCGGCCCACCGGGTGACGTCGGTCGGCACGTTCCTCCCGCTCGGCGAACCCCTCCCGCACATGCGGCTCCACGTCCTGGACGAGGAGCTGAACCCGTGCGCCGCGGGGAGCACCGGAGAGCTGTACCTCTCGGGCACGGGGCTGGCCCGCGGCTACGCCGGACGGCCCGACCTGACGCGGGAGGTCTTCGTCGACCACCCCGCCACCGGGGTGCGGCTCTACCGCACCGGCGACGAGGTCCGCCTGCACGCGGACGGCGCGGTCGAGTGGCTCGGCCGCACCGACGCCCAGGTCAAGGTGCGGGGCCACCGCATCGAGCCCGCCGAGATCGAGCGGGTGCTGGAGCGGATCGACGGCGTCACGGCCGCCGTCGTCGTCGCGGCGCGGTTCGAGGGCCGCGGCGAGCCGAGGCTCACCGCCTACCTGGTGGGCGACGCGATACCCGGCAAGTCCCGGCTCGACGCCCTGGTCGGCGCCGCCCTGCCCGTCTACATGGTGCCGGACGCGTACGTCGGCCTCGACGTCCTGCCGCTCACCGACAACGGCAAGGTGGCCCGCGCCCGGCTCCCGCTGCCCACGCGCGACACCATCCTGCGCTCGGGCGCGGAGCCGGAGCCCGCCACGGCGCCGGTGGCCGAGCCCGCGACGGCGCCGGCACCGGAGCCCGCGACGGTCGGGGCGGCCGAGGAGCCGACCCGGGAGCCGGTGGCCGAGGACACCCCCGTGACGGGAGCGATCGCCGAGACCGGTATGACGGAAGAGGCGCTCGCGCAGCGCATCGCGCGGGTCTTCGCGGCCACGCTGGACCACCCCGGCTTCGACGTCCACGCCAACTACTTCGACCTGGGCGGCGATTCGGTGAACGTCACCGTCGCCGCCGCACGCCTCGGCCGCGAGCTGGGCGCCTCCGTCACCGCCCCCGCCATCTTCGCCTCGGGAACCCCGGTGAAGCTGGCCCGGCTCCTGGGCGCCGAGGGCGTCGTGCCGCTGCTGGACCCCGGGACCGGGACGGCCGCCGCGGCGGCGCCCGTGCCGGTGCCCGCCGTGGCCGCGACCGCGGCCGAGCCCGATCGGGCCGCGCCCGCCGCGCCCGTACCCGCCGCCGTCGCGTCCGCCGCCACCACCGCGTCCGCCGCCACCACCGTCGCGTCCGCCGTCGCGTCCTCGGAGCACGCGCGGCCGTCCGACGACGGCGCCCTCGCCGTGATCGGCATGGCATGCCGGTTCCCCGGCGCGAGCACCCCGGACGAGCTCTGGCAGAACCTCGTCGGCGGCGTGTCCAGCGTCGGGGACGCCCCCGAGGGCAAGCGTGGCTGGGCCCATCTCTGGTCCAAGGCGGGCGCCGACGACGTACGGATGGGCTGGGTCGACGGCGTCGAGTACTTCGACGCCGCCCGCTTCGGGCTCACGGACCGCGAGGCGCGCCGCATGGACCCGCTCCAGCGGATCCTGCTGAGCGTCACCGCCGAGGCCATGGAGAGCTGCGGCCGGGACCACACCTCCCTCGGCGCCTCCACCGGCGTCTTCGTCGGCGCCATCGCGAGCGACTTCCCGGAGATCGTGGCCCGGAGCATCGGCCACTTCGACCCGCACGTGGCGACCGGCACGGCCCCCTCCATGGTCGCCAACCGCCTGTCCCACGTCTTCGACTGGTCGGGCCCGAGCTTCGCCGTCGACACGGCCTGCTCGTCCTCCCTCGTCGCCCTCCACGAGGCCGCCATGCACCTGCGGGCCGGAGAGATCGACGCGGCCGTGGTGGCAGCCGCCAACCTGGTGCTCACCCCGGCCAAGACCCGCTCCTTCACCCGCAACGGCATGCTCTCCCCGCGCGGCGTCTGCCGGGCCTTCGACGACGCCGCGGACGGCTACGTACGCGGCGAGGGCGCGGGCGCCGTCATCCTCAAGCGGCTCTCCGACGCCGAACGCGACGGGGACCCCGTCCTCGCCGTCATCCGCGGCACCGCCGTCAACCACACCGGCGGCAGCGCCGGCTTCCTCACCGCGCCCAGCAGGCCGGCCCAGGAAGCCGTGCTCCGCAGGGCGCTGGCCCGCTCCGGGCGCACCGCGGCCGACATCGGCTACATCGAGGCGCACGGCACCGGCACCCAGCTCGGCGACCTCATCGAGCTGGAGGCCCTCCACGCGGTCCTGGGCGAACCCGCCGACCGCAAGCCGGTCGCGGTGGGCTCCGTGAAGACCAACATCGGCCACCTGGAACCCGCCGCGGGCATCGCCGGCCTCATCAAGACGGTGCTGGCGCTCCAGGCAGCCCACATCCCGCCGTCCCTGAACTACGAGACGCCGAACCAGTCGTTCGACTTCGACGGATCACCGCTGTTCGTGGCCGACCGGCTTCTCCCGTGGAGCCCCGGCCCGCGCGTCGCCGGCGTCAGCAGCTTCGGTTTCGGAGGCGCGAACGCCCACGTCGTGGTCGAGGCCGGTCCCGGCACGGAGCAGGGCGGTACGGACTCCGGCCCCCAGCTGCTGGTCCTCTCGGCCGGTTCCGACGACGCGCTGCGCACACTCGCCCACCGGCTCGTGCTCATGCTGCGCTCCGCCTACTGCCCCTCCCTGGAAGCCCTCGCCGAGGCGAGCAGGCTGCGGCCGGCCGGAGTGCACCGGCTGGCGTGCGTGGCGGACAGCACCGAACAGCTCCAGGACAAGCTCCAGTTGTTCCTGGCCGGTGCCGAGGACGTCCGCTCCCTCCACGTGGGGATCGCGTCCCAGGCGGCGCGCCCGTACGACCTCGGCGGTACACCGGCGAACCGCGACGAACTCGTCGGGGCCGCGCGGGCGTTCGTCGCCGGTGCGGACCTCGCCGCCGTGCCGCGCCGCCGTGCGGGGGTGCGCTTCCCGACCGCGCCGCACGCCGAGAAGTACCTGTGGCTCGAACCCGCGCAGCAGCAGGCGCCCATGCCCGCTCCGGCCGCCCGTACGCGCAGCACGTGGACGGAGCACCCGGAGGCGGCGGAGCACCTCGTCCTCGGCAGGCCCACCCTTCCGGGCGCCGGGTACCCGGCCAAGGTCGCCGAGTTCCTCGGCAGGGACCGCTTCGGCCTGCGCGACCTCACCTTCCGGGCGGCCGTCGAGGCACCCGCGACCCTCACCGCCGCGCGCGACGGGGACGCCCTCGCCTTCCGCGACGGCACCGGCGCCCTGGTCTGCACCGCCGCGCTGACCGAGCCCGAGCGGCCCGCGCTCGCCGTTCCGCCGGGCGCGCACGGCTTCACCGAGGCCGGACTCGACGCGATGTACGCGGCGTTCGCCCGCGCCGGGCTGGACTACGGCACCGGCTTCCGCACCGTGGCGTCCCTGTCCGTCGCCCCCGGAGAGGCCCTGGGCACGCTGCGCGGCGACGGCGCCGCCACCGGTCTCGTGGACGCCCGGCTCCTGGACGGCGCCTTCCAGATCGCGCTCGCCGCGTGCGGCGCGCAGGGGCTGTACGTGCCCTTCACCGTCGAGCGGCTCACCGTCCTCGGCCGCCTTCCCGCCACCGCCCGCGTGTACGCCCGGCGCGACAGGGAGTCCGGGCCCGACTCCGGCCTGCTGACCGCCAGCCTGGTCGTCCTGGACGGCGACGAGCCCGTACTGGAGGCACGGGGGATCACCTGGAAGCGGCTCTCCTCGGCACCGTCCGGGCAGGGCGCGGCCGGTGACGCGGACCACGGCCACCGCCCGGCCCCGGCCCCGGCGAGCACCCCGGTCTTGCCCCCGGCCCGGACGAGCACCCCGGCCCCGGTGTCCGCCCCGGTGTCCGCCTCCAACGGACACCTCCCCGGCCACCGGCCGGGCCGTACGCTCGAGGCGGCGCTGGCCGGATGGGTGGCCGCCGCCCTGGAGCTGGACGCCGGAGAACTGGAGACGGACCGCCCGCTCCAGGAGCAGGGCCTCGACTCGATGCTCGCCGTCTCACTGGCCCAGGACATCCGGGCCCGGCTCGGCGTCGACATCCCGGTGACGCTGGTCCTGGAGGTCGGCACGGTCGATCGCCTCGCCGCGGAGCTGCGGGACGAGTACGGCGTCACCGCGCCGCCCGCCGACGCTACCGGCCTGCCCGCCGGTCCCGGCGCGGACCGGCCGGGCGGGCCGGGCGAGGAACCGCCGTCCGCTCCGGTCGCGGCCACCGCCCCGACCGCCGCGCCCACTCCAGCCCCTGCGCCGGACGGGGCAGCGACGCGGGCCCCCGCCCCCGTCGTGGCGTCCGCCCCGGTCGTGGCGTCCGCCGCCACCGCGGCGGACGCTGACACGCACGACATCGCCGTCATCGGCTTCGACGGGGTGTTCCCCAACGCCGGGAGCATCGACGAGCTGTGGCGGGTCCTGGTGGAGGGCGAGGACTGTCTGACCGAGGTCCCGGCCTCCCGCTGGGACATCGACGCCTACTACGGGACGGACGGCGTCCCGGGCACCGTCTACCTCCGGCGGGCGGGCTTCGTCGAAGGTCTCACCGACTTCGACCCCGGCTTCTTCCGGCTCTCGCCCGCCGAGGCCGAGTGGATCGACCCGCAGCAGCGCCACCTCGTCCAGTCCGCGTGGCGGGCCCTGGAGGACGCGGGCCTGGCGGGCAGGCCCCAGCCGGCCACCGGCGTGTTCGTCGGCGCCAGCTACCAGCACTACCGGGACACCGTCGTCGGGGACGTCGTCCAGACACCCGCCGGTCTGGGCAACCACAACGCGATCCTGGCGAACCGGGTGAGCTTCTTCCTGGATCTGCACGGGCCGAGCATGACGATCGACACGTTGTGTTCGTCGTCGCTGGTGGCGCTGCACACGGCGGTGCGGAGCATCCGTGCGGGCGAGTGCGAGCAGGCAGTCGTCGCCGGGGTGCACCTGGGCATGTCGCCCCAGTACTTCCAGCTCGGCTCCCGCCTCCGCTCGTTCTCCCCGTCCAACGCCCTGCGGCCGTTCGACGCGGGTGCGGATGGGTTTGTGCCGGGTGAGGGTGTGGTGACGGTGGTGTTGAAGCCGTTGTGGGCGGCGTTGCGTGATGGTGATCGTGTGCGGGGTGTGATCAGGGGTTCGGCGGTGAACCACGGGGGTCGTACGAGTGGGCTGACGGTGCCGAGCAGTGCGGCTCAGCAGTCGGTGATTTCGGCCGCGCTGGCGGACGCGGGGGTGCCGGTGGAGTCGATCGGTCTGGTGGAGGCGCACGGTACGGGGACGAGCCTGGGTGATCCGATCGAGGTGGAGGGTCTGACGCGCGCGTGGCGTGCGGTGACGGACCGTTCGCAGTTCTGCGCGATCGGTTCGCTGAAGGGGAACGTGGGTCATCTGGAGCCCGCTGCGGGGTTGGCGGGGCTGGTGAAGGTGCTGCTGGCGATGGAGCGGGGTGTGGTTCCGCCGTCGTTGCACGTGGTGCGGCCCAATGACCACATCCGCTTCGAGGACACGCCGTTCTACCTGGCGGACCGGGTGATGGACTGGCCCCGTCCGGAGAGCGGTCCGCGTCGGGGTGCGGTGAGCGCGTTCGGGATGGGCGGGGTCAACGCCCACGTCATCGTCGAGGAGCCGCCCGCTCCCGTGGCGCGGGAGGCGGTGGCGCAGGAGTCGTACCTCGTACGGGTGGACGCGGCCGACGAGTCCGCCGTCCGCACCCTGGCCGGTGCCTACGCGGACCGGCTGGCCGAGGTGGACGCCGAGCAGCTGGGGGACTTCGCGTTCACGGCGAACGTCGGCCGGGCGGGGAACCGGTTCGGCACGGTCGTCTCGGGCGGTGACGCGGCGGAGTTGGCGGTGGCGTTGCGGGACGTGGCGTCGGGCGTGTCCGCGGTGTCGCGCAGGGGTGGTCGTGGTTCGGCTCCGGTGGTGTTCATGTTCACGGGGCAGGGGTCGCAGTACGCGGGCATGGGCCGGGGGCTGTATCGGGCGGAACCGGTGTTCCGGGACGCGTTGGACGAGTGTGCCGACCTGCTCGCCGGACAACTCGAGGTGCCGTTGGCGGAGTTGCTGTTCGGCGCCTCGTCGGACCTGTTGGGTTCGACGCGGTTCGCCCAGGTGGGGATCGTGGCGGTGCAGGTGGCGCTGGTGCGGTGGCTGGAGTCGGTGGGAGTGGCCGCGGATGCGGTGGTCGGTCACAGCCTGGGTGAGCTGACGGCCGCGTGGGCGGCGGGCGTGGTGGGTCTGGACGATCTGTTGCGTCTGGCGGTGGTGCGTGGCCGCTTGATGGGGTCGCAGCCGGGTGAGGGCGCGATGGCGGTGGTCTACGCGGGCGCGGATGAGGTGGCGGGGGTGTTGCCGGCCTTCCCGGGCGTGGAGGTGGCGGCGTTCAACTCGCCTGGGGCCGTGACGGTTTCGGGCCCGGAGGTGGCGGTCGCGCGGTTCTGCGAGGAGTCCGGTCTGCGGTCGCGGCGGCTGGCGGTCAGCCACGCTTTTCACTCGGCGTTGATGGACGGTGCGATGGGACCGTTCGGTGACGCTGTGCGCGGCGTGGCGTTGTCGGCTCCTCGGCTGGGGTTCGCCTCGTCGGTGACGGGTGGGTGGCACTCGGCTGAGTCGGCGGTGGACCCGGGGCACTGGGCGCGGGGGATTCGTGAGCCGGTGCGGTTCTCGGAGGCCGTCGCGCTGCTGGGCAGTGTGGGTGCGGGTGTGGTGTGGGAGATCGGTCCGCAGCCGCAGTTGACGTCGCTGGCGCGTGCGTCGTGGCAGGGGGAGCAGCCGGTGTGGCTGACGACGCTGCGTCAGGGCCGTGCCGACCAGGCGGAGGTGCACGCGGCGCTGGCCGCCTACGCCAACAGCGCCTCAGGCGCCCTGGACTGGCGCGGTGTCCACGCGGGCAAGGGCCACCGGACCACCACCCTGCCCACCTACCCCTTCCGCCGGCAGGACCTGGTGGCGCCTCCCGCCCGCCGCGAACGCGCGGCGGACTCCGTGGGCCACCCGCTGTTCGACCGTCACTACGAGCACCGGAGCGAGGGACAGTGA
- a CDS encoding aromatic ring-hydroxylating oxygenase subunit alpha encodes MTRASSMFELISDQDEERPYFETGGIGRSHAFYTGEEQFRREMTRIYGRRWLPVDHVSRLKEKGAYSTLNIGSGSILLIHGDNGIQGYHNYCRHRGYKLVEEATGKRQSLVCLYHCWVYDRNGKLKSLNGTYMDHFFDKEKNGLLPVRTEVRFGVVFVALSDDAPDLDESLGEFGEFAKAYDLADLECVEAKDYPVASNWKLVAHNVNESLHFPTAHKDLHRITDFDDAGTYDLKGDIVGAWQSIRTGYNSVSMTGRSARTPMPNVPEGDLQKINWITILPNLLFGFTADYVMMQWVWPESPGTCFVRHFWLFHPTETAKSDFSHEDVFALWDKANYEDWEMCERTHRGLSNPLWTPGQLSYDEEVVAQIDAWVARETTDAAAEDGGEAAEPGKAAQ; translated from the coding sequence ATGACGCGTGCGTCCAGCATGTTCGAGCTCATCAGTGACCAGGATGAGGAAAGGCCCTACTTCGAGACCGGCGGCATCGGCAGGTCGCACGCGTTCTACACGGGCGAGGAGCAGTTCCGCCGGGAGATGACCCGCATCTACGGCCGGCGTTGGCTCCCGGTCGACCACGTCTCCCGCCTGAAGGAGAAGGGCGCGTACAGCACCCTCAACATCGGCTCCGGATCCATCCTGCTCATCCACGGGGACAACGGGATCCAGGGGTACCACAACTACTGCCGGCACCGCGGCTACAAGCTCGTCGAGGAGGCCACCGGCAAGCGCCAGAGCCTCGTCTGCCTCTATCACTGCTGGGTCTACGACCGGAACGGCAAGCTCAAGAGCCTCAACGGCACGTACATGGACCACTTCTTCGACAAGGAGAAGAACGGTCTGCTGCCCGTGCGGACCGAGGTCCGCTTCGGCGTGGTCTTCGTGGCGCTCTCCGACGACGCCCCGGACCTCGACGAGTCGCTGGGCGAGTTCGGGGAGTTCGCCAAGGCCTACGACCTCGCCGATCTGGAGTGCGTCGAGGCCAAGGACTACCCGGTCGCCTCGAACTGGAAGCTCGTCGCGCACAACGTCAACGAGAGCCTCCACTTCCCCACCGCCCACAAAGACCTCCACCGCATCACCGACTTCGACGACGCGGGCACCTACGACCTCAAGGGCGACATCGTCGGCGCCTGGCAGTCGATCCGCACCGGCTACAACTCCGTCTCCATGACGGGACGCAGCGCGCGGACGCCGATGCCGAACGTCCCCGAGGGCGACCTCCAGAAGATCAACTGGATCACGATCCTGCCCAACCTGCTCTTCGGGTTCACGGCCGACTACGTGATGATGCAGTGGGTCTGGCCCGAGAGCCCCGGCACCTGCTTCGTCCGCCACTTCTGGCTCTTCCACCCCACCGAGACCGCCAAGAGCGACTTCTCGCACGAGGACGTCTTCGCGCTGTGGGACAAGGCCAACTACGAGGACTGGGAGATGTGCGAGCGGACGCACCGCGGCCTCTCCAACCCGCTGTGGACGCCCGGACAGCTCTCCTACGACGAGGAGGTCGTCGCCCAGATCGACGCCTGGGTCGCGCGCGAGACCACGGACGCCGCCGCCGAGGACGGCGGCGAGGCCGCCGAACCCGGAAAGGCGGCGCAGTGA